The following proteins come from a genomic window of Macadamia integrifolia cultivar HAES 741 chromosome 14, SCU_Mint_v3, whole genome shotgun sequence:
- the LOC122061881 gene encoding glucan endo-1,3-beta-glucosidase 8: protein MSRIWFLSWVFFVWLLLDSVPVVGLGVNWGTMATHPLPPDVVTQMLKDNNFEKVKLFDADEFTLSSLAGSTIEVMVAIPNNMLADLNNYNKAKQWVKRNVTRYNFNGGVNIKYVAVGNEPFLSSYNDSFTNLTLPALQNIQNALNDAGVGDTIKATVPLNADVYNSPDSNPVPSAGRFRPDISGLMTEIVQFLSKNNAPFTVNIYPFLSLYANQNFPVDFAFFDGTSNPIVDNGVSYTNVFDANFDTLVSALKGIGYGNMPILVGEVGWPTDGDISANLLYAQRFYNGLLKKLATNQGTPLRPGYLEVYLFGLIDEDAKSIAPGSFERHWGIFRYDGQPKFPMDFSGQGQNKFLVAAKDVQYLPQRWCVFNPNAKDVSNLGDNINYACSFSDCTALGYGSSCNTLDAQGNASYAFNMYFQAQNQQLQSCNFQGLAVMTTQNASQGTCNFIIQIVSSSFTSSLRPSAVVLSFILVPMLFLVW from the exons ATGAGCAGGATCTGGTTTCTatcttgggttttctttgtttggCTTCTATTGGATTCTGTTCCTGTTGTTGGTCTTGGGGTCAACTGGGGAACGATGGCAACACATCCATTGCCTCCTGATGTTGTAACTCAGATGTTGAAAGACAATAATTTTGAGAAAGTGAAGCTGTTCGATGCTGACGAGTTTACCTTGAGTTCTTTGGCTGGAAGTACAATTGAAGTGATGGTCGCCATCCCAAATAATATGCTTGCCGATTTGAACAACTACAACAAGGCCAAGCAGTGGGTCAAGAGAAATGTTACTCGGTACAACTTCAATGGAGGAGTAAACATAAA ATACGTAGCTGTTGGGAACGAGCCTTTCCTTTCGTCGTATAACGACTCATTTACGAATCTCACCCTCCCTGCCCTTCAGAACATTCAGAATGCACTCAATGATGCTGGGGTTGGAGACACCATAAAGGCCACTGTACCCTTGAATGCTGATGTCTACAACTCACCTGATAGTAATCCTGTCCCATCTGCTGGAAGGTTCCGGCCTGACATCAGTGGACTGATGACTGAAATTGTCCAGTTCCTCAGTAAGAATAATGCTCCCTTCACTGTCAACATCTATCCTTTCTTAAGTCTCTATGCCAATCAGAATTTCCCTGTTGACTTTGCATTCTTTGATGGGACGAGCAACCCTATTGTTGATAATGGGGTTTCATACACCAATGTCTTTGATGCAAACTTTGATACATTGGTGTCGGCTCTGAAGGGAATTGGGTATGGGAATATGCCCATCTTGGTTGGGGAGGTTGGTTGGCCCACAGATGGAGACATAAGTGCAAATTTGCTTTACGCCCAGAGGTTTTACAATGGGCTGTTGAAAAAACTTGCTACCAACCAGGGAACTCCATTGCGACCTGGGTATCTAGAAGTTTACCTGTTCGGACTCATTGATGAGGATGCCAAGAGTATTGCTCCTGGGAGCTTTGAGCGCCATTGGGGAATCTTTAGATATGATGGGCAGCCCAAGTTCCCAATGGATTTCTCAGGCCAGGGCCAGAACAAGTTTCTAGTGGCAGCAAAGGATGTGCAATATCTGCCTCAGCGCTGGTGTGTTTTTAATCCAAATGCCAAGGACGTGAGCAATCTTGGAGATAACATCAATTATGCTTGTAGCTTTTCTGATTGCACTGCACTTGGTTATGGCTCATCATGTAATACCTTGGATGCTCAAGGAAATGCTTCATATGCATTTAACATGTATTTCCAAGCTCAGAATCAGCAACTTCAGAGCTGTAATTTCCAGGGTCTGGCCGTGATGACAACACAGAATGCCTCACAGGGTACATGCAATTTCATCATTCAAATCGTATCATCATCATTCACTTCCTCCCTCAGACCTTCAGCTGTTGTATTGTCATTCATATTGGTGCCCATGCTTTTTTTGGTTTGGTGA
- the LOC122060774 gene encoding cytochrome P450 89A2-like, which yields MAPSSPSTSAQNPDEFVVSYVDTLFDLQIPDEGGRKLSEEEMVTLCSEFLTAGTDTTSTALQWIMANLVKYQEIQEKLYYGIEGAVSSGEKKIKEEDLQKIPYLKAIVLEGLRRHRLRNYSNFLRLMAT from the coding sequence ATGGCCCCATCGTCACCCTCTAcatcggctcaaaacccagatgAATTTGTAGTCTCTTACGTTGATACACTATTTGATCTTCAAATCCCGGACGAAGGAGGACGAAAGCTCTCCGAGGAAGAAATGGTGACTCTCTGCTCGGAGTTTCTAACCGCCGGCACTGACACGACATCTACGGCGTTGCAGTGGATCATGGCAAACCTGGTGAAGTACCAAGAAATCCAAGAAAAGCTCTACTATGGAATCGAAGGAGCTGTTAGTTCAGGAGaaaagaagatcaaagaagaggaTTTGCAGAAGATCCCATATCTGAAGGCAATAGTGTTGGAAGGGTTGAGGCGACACCGATTACGAAATTATTCGAATTTTCTAAGATTGATGGCCACGTGA
- the LOC122061399 gene encoding photosynthetic NDH subunit of subcomplex B 2, chloroplastic, with the protein MASLLPFSLPKPKPNLIRASSSSSLVTETTPATLQTLNQNFGRKGIKFTESGDVPIVELTVRNGSSLSLRISDGLVTSYKPKVFWEDDGFEEVLYTLPGGSNSTKGGIGLVLNEVSQSTSTSKASSSPLCTSEWVVKDVDSDSIDALQVELSCTCGGLEINYIVSLYPLSMATAVVVKNNGRKAVNLTSAILTHFKFKNRGGAGIQGLRGCSYCSHPPLPSSFEILSPAEAMKPEPAGWFSFDSGTQDKLASWAVEDQPFTILSNKISRVYTAPPTERLKRIYNTPPSKYETIDQGKELEFRFIRMGYDDIYISSPGSLSQKYGKDYFICTGPASMLVPVLVNPGEDWRGAQVIEHDNL; encoded by the exons ATGgcttctctccttcctttctctctccccaaaccaaaacccaatttaatcagagcatcatcatcttcatcccTTGTAACAGAGACAACCCCAGCTACTCTCCAAACTCTCAATCAGAATTTCGGCCGGAAAGGGATCAAGTTCACAGAATCAGGTGATGTTCCGATCGTCGAACTGACCGTCAGAAATGGCAGCTCCCTCAGCCTCCGGATTTCAGATGGCCTTGTCACCTCCTACAAGCCCAAGGTTTTCTGGGAAGATGATGGCTTCGAAGAGGTTCTCTATACTCTCCCTGGAGGCTCCAATTCCACTAAAGGTGGGATTGGTCTCGTCCTCAATGAAGTATCCCAATCCACTTCAACTTCAAAGGCATCGTCCTCACCGTTGTGTACATCAGAATGGGTTGTGAAAGATGTGGATTCTGACTCCATTGATGCTCTCCAG GTTGAATTGAGCTGCACCTGTGGAGGTCTTGAGATAAACTACATTGTATCACTCTATCCTCTCAGCATGGCAACTGCAGTTGTTGTAAAGAACAATGGCCGCAAGGCTGTCAACCTAACCAGCGCGATTTTAACccatttcaaatttaaaaacagAGGAGGGGCAGGAATCCAAGGGCTCAGAGGCTGCTCTTACTGCAGCCACCCACCATTGCCTTCGAGCTTTGAAATCTTGTCTCCTGCTGAAGCAATGAAACCCGAACCCGCAGGCTGGTTCTCTTTTGATTCTGGAACTCAGGATAAACTAGCTTCATGGGCAGTAGAAGATCAGCCGTTTACCATATTGAGCAACAAAATCAGCAGAGTATACACAGCTCCTCCAACTGAAAGATTGAAGAGAATTTATAACACTCCACCCTCCAAATATGAAACCATTGATCAG GGTAAGGAGCTTGAGTTCAGGTTCATAAGGATGGGCTATGATGACATATACATATCAAGCCCGGGTTCTTTATCACAGAAGTATGGGAAAGACTATTTCATCTGCACTGGCCCTGCTTCAATGCTAGTGCCTGTGCTTGTGAACCCTGGTGAAGATTGGAGAGGGGCACAGGTTATTGAGCATGACAATTTATAA
- the LOC122061093 gene encoding protein SINE1-like yields the protein MGRNLSPVLQRELANLDKDADSRKSAMKALKLYVKDLDTKAIPLFLAQVSGTKGPGSSSGECTISLYEVLARVHGPNIVPQIDNIMSTIIKTMASSSGSFPLQQACSKVVPAIARYGIDPMTPEDKKMKIIHSLCKPLSDSLLGSQEGLASGAALCLKALVDADNWRFASDEIVNEVCLRVAGGLEEKPTQTNSHMGLAMALAKHNSLIFEAYARSLIRSGLRILDAGVADGNSQKRLSAIQMVNFLMKCVDPRSIFTELGTVIEEMEKCLSDQMAFVRGAAFEALQTAKIIVADKSLRFEKDSGSITGANFGRRRDHSRRINLWNSRDRSPVSASPESHTVDSFVDYDSLVESPVSIGQVSCNLDYGDRCVNRRLWKNENGGVDLSLKDNLFSEVSRGGNSSHSFVEGFKDGEISNNGEQSGEFSGFLQESPSNGATSSTTPSPQRPLSQLNIDDIKIFTTPRKLICSLQDPNDGNSDFSEKRTMRFRNRNMASNRSQWSPRRKLEGHAISYDLKFDAEGTKNVSKTGEWMQINSESVSSTDDVLTNAPQEVYDEVNAEDKTGAKSTKKRRFMMAALNLICCLFILLAITISVMWTGTLEEGSYLVPT from the exons ATGGGTAGAAATCTCAGCCCAGTTCTCCAGCGAGAACTGGCGAACCTTGACAAAGACGCAGACAGCCGAAAATCAGCTATGAAAGCACTAAAATTGTATGTGAAGGACCTGGACACAAAGGCAATTCCGCTCTTTCTTGCACAGGTTTCTGGAACCAAGGGACCTGGTTCATCATCTGGGGAATGCACCATTTCCCTCTATGAAGTTCTTGCCCGTGTACATGGACCTAATATTGTTCCTCAGATTGACAACATTATGTCCACCATCATCAAGACCATGGCTTCCAGCTCAGGATCCTTCCCTCTGCAGCAAGCATGTTCAAAGGTAGTTCCTGCTATAGCTCGGTACGGGATTGACCCAATGACTCCAGAagacaagaaaatgaaaataatacacTCCCTCTGTAAGCCTCTTTCAGATTCTCTATTGGGTTCCCAAGAGGGCCTTGCTTCGGGAGCTGCATTGTGTCTGAAGGCTCTTGTTGATGCTGACAACTGGCGGTTTGCATCGGATGAAATTGTTAATGAGGTTTGTCTTAGAGTTGCAGGGGGATTAGAGGAAAAACCCACTCAGACAAATTCACATATGGGATTGGCTATGGCTTTGGCAAAGCATAACAGCCTAATTTTTGAGGCCTACGCAAGGTCACTAATACGATCTGGACTACGTATTCTGGATGCTGGTGTTGCAGATGGAAATTCTCAAAAGAGGTTGTCTGCCATTCAGATGGTGAATTTCTTAATGAAATGTGTAGACCCTCGGAGTATTTTCACAGAACTGGGGACAGTGATCGAGGAGATGGAAAAATGCCTTTCTGATCAGATGGCTTTTGTGAGAGGCGCAGCTTTTGAAGCATTACAGACTGCCAAGATAATAGTGGCAGATAAAAGTTTAAGATTTGAGAAGGATTCAGGTTCAATCACAGGAGCAAATTTTGGTAGGAGGAGAGATCATAGCAGGCGGATAAATTTATGGAATTCAAGAGATCGATCTCCTGTTTCTGCATCACCAGAATCACATACTGTTGATTCTTTCGTTGACTATGATTCTTTGGTTGAATCACCAGTATCAATTGGGCAAGTGTCGTGTAACTTGGATTATGGAGATAGGTGTGTCAACAGGAGACTCTGGAAGAATGAGAATGGAGGAGTGGATTTATCACTCAAGGATAATTTGTTTTCAGAAGTGAGTAGGGGTGGTAATTCATCACACAGTTTTGTGGAAGGCTTTAAGGATGGTGAGATAAGCAACAATGGAGAACAATCAGGGGAATTTTCAGGATTTTTGCAGGAAAGTCCTAGCAATGGAGCAACAAGTAGCACCACTCCCAGTCCGCAG AGGCCGCTCTCTCAACTCAACATTGATGATATAAAGATCTTCACAACTCCGAGGAAGCTTATTTGTTCTCTTCAGGATCCAAATGATGGaaattctgatttttctgagaAGCGAACCATGAGgtttagaaatagaaacatgGCCTCAAACCGGTCACAGTGGAGCCCAAGAAGGAAATTAGAAGGGCATGCCATATCATATGATCTAAAATTTGATGCTGAAGGTACCAAGAACGTGTCGAAGACCGGGGAGTGGATGCAAATTAACTCTGAATCAGTATCATCAACAGATGATGTTCTCACTAATGCTCCACAAGAAGTCTATGATGAAGTGAACGCTGAGGATAAAACTGGAGCCAAAAGTACTAAAAAGAGAAGGTTTATGATGGCCGCTCTTAATTTGATTTGTTGCCTCTTCATCCTTCTTGCAATTACCATATCAGTCATGTGGACTGGTACTCTAGAGGAAGGATCTTATCTTGTTCCAACCTGA
- the LOC122060996 gene encoding PHD finger protein ING2-like isoform X2 has translation MAIARTGAYVDDYIQYSSTLPAELRRLLNTMRELDERSLAMINQTREQTNYCLGLPSQSSRKGNHDEDETFEKIQKDIEANQESSLNLCTEKVLLAQQAYDLIDSHMKRLDEDLNNFADDLKQEGKIPPDEPAILPPLPIPKDEKRKSFFGTPKSNRFDFRDRDWDRDRDKDFELMPPPRSHWKNVPAPVDVDQPIDPNEPTYCVCHQVSFGDMIACDNENCQGGEWFHYSCVGLTPETRFQGKW, from the exons ATGGCGATTGCTAGAACTGGAGCCTACGTGGATGATTACATACAGT ATTCAAGCACGTTACCAGCTGAGCTGCGGAGGCTTCTGAACACAATGAGAGAGCTCGACGAGAGATCCCTAG CCATGATAAATCAGACAAGAGAGCAGACAAATTACTGCTTGGGATTGCCTTCCCAAAGCTCAAGAAAAGGGAACCACGATGAGGACGAAACgtttgagaagattcaaaagGATATCGAGGCAAACCAGGAGAGTTCCTTGAACCTCTGCACCGAGAAGGTCCTGCTAGCGCAACAAGCTTATGACCTG ATAGATAGCCATATGAAACGGCTTGATGAAGATCTCAACAACTTTGCAGATGATCTAAAACAAG AGGGTAAAATACCACCGGATGAACCGGCTATCCTTCCTCCATTGCCCATCCCAAAAGATGAGAAACGGAAATCTTTCTTTGGGACACCAAAATCAAATAGGTTTGATTTTAGGGACCGTGATTGGGACCGGGACCGTGATAAGGATTTTGAGCTGATGCCACCTCCACGCAGCCACTGGAAAAATGTTCCTGCTCCAGTTGATGTTGATCAACCCATCGATCCAAATGAACCCACCTACTGTGTCTGTCATCAG GTATCTTTTGGAGACATGATTGCCTGCGACAATGAGAAT TGTCAAGGAGGTGAATGGTTCCATTACTCATGCGTTGGGCTCACACCGGAGACAAGATTCCAAGGGAAATG GTGA
- the LOC122060996 gene encoding PHD finger protein ING2-like isoform X1, which translates to MAIARTGAYVDDYIQYSSTLPAELRRLLNTMRELDERSLAMINQTREQTNYCLGLPSQSSRKGNHDEDETFEKIQKDIEANQESSLNLCTEKVLLAQQAYDLIDSHMKRLDEDLNNFADDLKQEGKIPPDEPAILPPLPIPKDEKRKSFFGTPKSNRFDFRDRDWDRDRDKDFELMPPPRSHWKNVPAPVDVDQPIDPNEPTYCVCHQVSFGDMIACDNENCQGGEWFHYSCVGLTPETRFQGKWYCPTCEPLFPLALYGL; encoded by the exons ATGGCGATTGCTAGAACTGGAGCCTACGTGGATGATTACATACAGT ATTCAAGCACGTTACCAGCTGAGCTGCGGAGGCTTCTGAACACAATGAGAGAGCTCGACGAGAGATCCCTAG CCATGATAAATCAGACAAGAGAGCAGACAAATTACTGCTTGGGATTGCCTTCCCAAAGCTCAAGAAAAGGGAACCACGATGAGGACGAAACgtttgagaagattcaaaagGATATCGAGGCAAACCAGGAGAGTTCCTTGAACCTCTGCACCGAGAAGGTCCTGCTAGCGCAACAAGCTTATGACCTG ATAGATAGCCATATGAAACGGCTTGATGAAGATCTCAACAACTTTGCAGATGATCTAAAACAAG AGGGTAAAATACCACCGGATGAACCGGCTATCCTTCCTCCATTGCCCATCCCAAAAGATGAGAAACGGAAATCTTTCTTTGGGACACCAAAATCAAATAGGTTTGATTTTAGGGACCGTGATTGGGACCGGGACCGTGATAAGGATTTTGAGCTGATGCCACCTCCACGCAGCCACTGGAAAAATGTTCCTGCTCCAGTTGATGTTGATCAACCCATCGATCCAAATGAACCCACCTACTGTGTCTGTCATCAG GTATCTTTTGGAGACATGATTGCCTGCGACAATGAGAAT TGTCAAGGAGGTGAATGGTTCCATTACTCATGCGTTGGGCTCACACCGGAGACAAGATTCCAAGGGAAATGGTATTGCCCGACATGCGAACCATTATTTCCTTTGGCTTTATATGGGCTGTGA